TCGTGCTTCTCCCCATCCTGTTCATCCTCGCGATCGCCGGCTACATCATCGGCGCGTGGTTCCTGATGAAGGTCTTCGACAAGGCCGGCGTCCAGGGCAAGTGGCGGGCGTGGATCCCGATCTACAACTCGATGGTCGTGGCCAAGCTCGGCGACCTGTCGCCGTGGGTCATGCTCGGCGCCATCGCCGCGTCGGCCGTCCTCGGCAACATCCCGGTCATCGGCTGGCTCCTCGGGCTGCTCGGCATCGCCGCCTGGGTGATGTCCGGCTGGCGTCTGGGGCTCAAGCTCGGCAAGGACTGGCCCTATCTGCTGATCTGGCTGATCCCGGGTGTCGGCACGCTGGTCTGGCTCGGCATCCTCGCCTTCGGCAAGGAGCAGTGGAACCCGGCGGTCGCGCCGTCGCCGTGGCGCAACACCTTCCTCAAGGACACCACCGTGTGGGACGGCATCCCGGTCCAGCCGGATGCCGCCGCCGCGGCCCAGCCCGCACAGCCGACCCAGCCGCCCGCCGGCTACCCGGCGCCTCCGGCGGGCTACACGCCGCCCC
This region of Microbacterium thalassium genomic DNA includes:
- a CDS encoding large exoprotein, whose product is MYDYDYGYGAWVAVWLVLLPILFILAIAGYIIGAWFLMKVFDKAGVQGKWRAWIPIYNSMVVAKLGDLSPWVMLGAIAASAVLGNIPVIGWLLGLLGIAAWVMSGWRLGLKLGKDWPYLLIWLIPGVGTLVWLGILAFGKEQWNPAVAPSPWRNTFLKDTTVWDGIPVQPDAAAAAQPAQPTQPPAGYPAPPAGYTPPPAPPAAPPAPPAAAPAPPTTPPAPPAAPPAAAPEPPAAPEPPATEPPAAPEPPKQ